From Cyanobacteriota bacterium:
GGTATTGGTAGTGATGAGCGTATTGGTCATCGTTTCTTAAATGCTGGAATTGGCTGGGGCGGTAGTTGTTTTGGCAAGGATGTAGATGCTTTGATCAAGATTGCTGAAGAATATAATTACAATCCTGAGATGCTCAAAGCAACCAAAAAGATAAACTATGCCCAGCGTGATTTGGTAATCAAACGCTTGCAAGAGCATTTGAAAATCATCAAAGGCAAAAAAATCGGATTACTGGGAATCGCTTTTAAACCAAATACAGATGATCTACGTGATGCGCCGGCTCTTGATATTGCAGCAGCCTTAATCAAGCTTGGGGCAAGAGTTGTAGCAACCGATCCTATCGCAATAGAGAATTGCAAAGTACAAAATCCAGGTTTCGAGCTTAGTTATGTCAATAATGCATGTGAGCTTGCCGAGGGACTTGATGCTTTGATCCTTGTGACTGAGTGGCAAGAATACCTTGATCTTGATATGAAAGACCTTCTTGCTAGAATGAACGGTAATCTCTTTATCGATGGACGTAATCAATACTCACCATCAAAGATGAGAGAGCTAGGTTTTACCTATATTGGAATGGGAAGAGCATGAACAAAACCATCCTAATCACTGGTGGTGCGGGTTTCATTGGATCACATCTTGCTGATCGTCTTATTAAAGATGGCAACAAGATCATTGTGCTTGATAATTTAGTTACGGGAAGAACAGCCAATATTGAGCACTTACTTAAAGTGCCTGGATTCAAGTTTATTAATCACAATGTTTCTGAGTTTATATCAATTGAAGAAGAGCTTGATTGGGTTATGCATTTTGCTAGTCCAGCTTCTCCAGTTGATTTCAAAAAACTTGCTATTCCAATTCTCAAGGTAGGTTCATTGGGCACCCACAACGCTCTTGGTTTGGCTCGTGAAAAAAACGCCAAATTCTTTTTGGCTAGTACCTCTGAGGTTTATGGTGACCCTTTAGTGCATCCGCAACCAGAAAGCTATTTTGGCAATGTAAATCCAATTGGACCTCGTGCCGTTTATGATGAGTCCAAACGTTTTGCTGAAGCCATCACTATGGCTTATTATCGAGAGCATAATATCGACACCAGAATTATTCGTATCTTTAATACTTACGGTCCGCGCATGAGAGTAGATGACGGTAGAGTTGTTTGTAGTTTCTTATCCCAGGCACTTGCAGGTAAAGACATAACCGTATTTGGTGATGGCTTACAGACTCGTAGTTTTCAGTATGTCGATGATTTGATTGAAGGAATTGTGCGCTTGATGTCAGTAGATTT
This genomic window contains:
- a CDS encoding SDR family oxidoreductase, with translation MNKTILITGGAGFIGSHLADRLIKDGNKIIVLDNLVTGRTANIEHLLKVPGFKFINHNVSEFISIEEELDWVMHFASPASPVDFKKLAIPILKVGSLGTHNALGLAREKNAKFFLASTSEVYGDPLVHPQPESYFGNVNPIGPRAVYDESKRFAEAITMAYYREHNIDTRIIRIFNTYGPRMRVDDGRVVCSFLSQALAGKDITVFGDGLQTRSFQYVDDLIEGIVRLMSVDFHEPVNLGNPHEFTMLELADKIKKIVSSDSGLIFAPLTEDDPKRRKPDITRAKQLLDWQPKIELEQGLAMSIDYFKSLQQA